One genomic window of Camelina sativa cultivar DH55 chromosome 5, Cs, whole genome shotgun sequence includes the following:
- the LOC104786345 gene encoding protein RRP6-like 3 isoform X2, translated as MEVKEKAKIVITVASLVAVTVLIVTEYRRRRRYRRKQTSPLSSCYLHSEVRPQFGFKRVLADNSYSEFKHLKLDDASSSSEEASNCHHPYESEITVLLENTQIEFGFLRGECSLEMSDSYVWVETESQLKELAEVLAKEKVFAVDTEQHSLRSFLGFTALVQISTHEEDFLVDTIALHDAMSILRPVFSDPNICKVFHGADNDVLWLQRDFHIYVVNMFDTAKACEVLSKPQRSLAYLLEAVCGVATNKLLQREDWRQRPLSKEMVQYARTDAHYLLYIADALTAELKQLATDSSSPDDKFHFLLEASRRSNMTCLQLYTKETEDFPGSAAASSIIYRHLNGHGDTSTISLNAEELVRKLCAWRDLMARIHDESTRYVLPDQAVVALACKQPTTAEEIYGAIAHTDLATESSPSLNSSVQSPYPVICSHLDDIYQMILNKLAKLDDILPLVLKKCLGKNGTCPISVFNYSLLLNFKTKLSSHSAPKQNGHKNFKQFTRKASRELFVKKFSCKAPVYHNCRIYANDGRLLCYCDKRKLEWYLNRGLAKLVEEDPPAIMLLFEPKGRPEDEGNDFYIQTKRNICVGCGEGKHYLRYRIIPSCYRVHFPEHLKSHRSHDIVLLCVDCHEVAHAAAERYKKQIATEFGIPLFVRRVLDSKEAQGTSSLMEDESTVNSEDAGVSPLLLRSAAMALLRHGNRMPSSRREELLQIVKMYYGGRDISEDDLERALLIGLSPHERRKRERKKGVSLKHSAEVARLDKQENGNKDKNNDDEAPADSEKIMNVERSTVADDSGDGGTSEGDGATELNDAQCNGNMLHQQNSKLSLLGHGPHGKQIVEYLLREYGEDGVRDFCQRWRKVFVDAVHPRHLPGGWNVSHSGRRDFGEFSVYNPTKRLSTE; from the exons ATGGAGGTCAAAGAAAAGGCCAAAATCGTAATTACAGTAGCCTCTCTTGTAGCGGTGACAGTCCTGATCGTGACGGAGTATCGCCGGCGCCGTCGTTACCGGAGGAAGCAAACATCTCCTCTAAGCTCTTGTTATCTGCATTCCGAGGTGAGACCACAGTTCGGATTCAAACGCGTGCTTGCAGATAACTCTTACTCTGAATTCAAACACTTGAAGCTCGATGATGCGTCTTCCTCTTCAG AGGAAGCTTCCAACTGTCACCATCCGTATGAATCTGAGATAACTGTTTTGTTAGAGAACACTCAGATTGAATTTGGGTTTTTGAGGGGAGAGTGTTCATTGGAAATGAGTGATTCTTATGTGTGGGTTGAGACGGAGTCACAGTTAAAGGAACTTGCTGAAGTATTggcaaaagaaaaggtttttgcAGTTGATACTGAGCAGCATAGTTTGAGGTCCTTTCTTGGTTTCACTGCTCTAGTTCAG ATTTCTACACATGAGGAAGACTTTTTGGTGGACACGATTGCGTTACATGATGCAATGAGTATTCTTCGTCCTGTTTTCTCTGATCCGAATATTTGCAAG GTGTTTCACGGGGCTGACAACGATGTTCTCTGGCTTCAAAGAGACTTCCATATATATGTTGTGAATATGTTTGATACTGCCAAG GCATGTGAGGTGTTGTCGAAGCCTCAAAGGTCACTGGCGTATTTACTCGAGGCAGTATGTGGAGTGGCTACTAACAAATTGCTGCAG CGTGAAGACTGGAGACAACGTCCTCTGTCCAAAGAGATGGTGCAATATGCCAGAACGGATGCACACTATCTCCTCTATAttgcagatgctttgactgCTGAACTCAAACAACTAGCCACTG ATTCATCTAGCCCCGATGACAAATTCCATTTTCTTCTCGAGGCTAGTAGGCGGTCAAACATGACTTGTTTGCAATTGTACACGAAAGAAACTGAAGATTTTCCTGGGAGTGCTGCTGCTTCCTCGATAATTTATCGGCATTTAAACGGACACGGAGATACTTCTACCATCTCCTTGAACGCTGAA GAGCTTGTTAGGAAACTTTGTGCATGGAGAGACTTAATG gcaCGGATTCATGATGAAAGCACACGATATGTGTTACCTGACCAAGCTGTAGTCGCTCTTGCTTGTAAGCAGCCAACTACAGCTGAAGAGATATATGGTGCAATAGCTCATACTGATTTGGCTACTGAATCTTCTCCGAGCTTGAATTCCTCAGTTCAGTCTCCATATCCGGTTATTTGTAGTCATTTGGATGAcatatatcaaatgattctgAACAAGTTGGCTAAGCTGGATGATATCTTACCGTTAGTTCTTAAGAAATGCTTGGGCAAAAATGGAACATGTCCAATTTCTGTCTTCAACTATTCCCTCTTGTTAAACTTCAAGACAAAGCTAAGTAGCCACTCTGCTCCCAAGCAAAATGGACATAAGAACTTCAAGCAGTTCACTCGTAAGGCATCACGAGAGCTTTTTGTCAAGAAATTTTCCTGCAAGGCTCCCGTTTATCACAATTGTCGAATATACGCAAATGATGGACGGTTGCTATGCTATTGTGATAAAAGAAAACTTGAATG GTATCTGAATCGTGGACTTGCGAAGCTAGTCGAAGAAGATCCACCTGCGATAATGCTTTTGTTTGAGCCTAAAGGACGTCCAGAAGATGAGGGGAATGATTTTTATATCCAGACCAAGAGGAACATATGTGTTGGGTGTGGGGAAGGGAAACACTATCTGCGTTACCGGATAATACCTTCTTGCTATAGAGTTCATTTTCCAGAGCACCTAAAAAGTCATAGATCTCATGATATTGTTCTACTTTGTGTGGATTGTCATGAAGTTGCACATGCTGCTGCAGAGAGGTACAAGAAACAAATCGCCACAGAATTTGGAATTCCTCTTTTTGTTCGTAGAGTACTCGATTCAAAAGAAGCACAAGGGACGTCTTCGTTGATGGAAGATGAATCAACGGTTAACTCCGAGGATGCAGGTGTCTCTCCATTACTTCTTAGATCAGCTGCAATGGCGCTCTTACGACATGGGAACAGAATGCCATCAAGTCGCCGTGAGGAATTGTTGCAG ATTGTGAAGATGTATTACGGTGGACGGGACATATCTGAAGATGATTTGGAAAGAGCTTTACTCATTGGGTTGAGCCCTCACGAGAGACGAAAACGCGAAAGAAAGAAAGGGGTCTCCCTGAAACATTCTGCAGAGGTTGCTCGTTTGGACAAACAAGAAAATGGTAACAAAG ATAAAAACAATGATGACGAGGCTCCAGCAGACTCTGAGAAAATTATGAATGTAGAAAGGAGCACAGTTGCTGACGATAGTGGTGATGGGGGTACAAGTGAAGGAGATGGAGCTACTGAGCTAAATGATGCTCAATGTAATGGAAATATGTTGCACCAACAGAACTCCAAACTGTCTTTGCTAGGACATGGACCGCATGGGAAACAAATTGTAGAGTATCTGTTAAGGGAATATGGAGAAGATGGTGTACGAGATTTCTGTCAAAGGTGGAGAAAAGTGTTTGTTGATGCTGTTCATCCTCGCCATTTACCTGGTGGTTGGAATGTTAGTCACAG tGGCCGAAGAGACTTTGGCGAATTCAGCGTTTACAATCCCACAAAGAGACTCTCTACCGAATAA
- the LOC104786345 gene encoding protein RRP6-like 3 isoform X1 — protein MEVKEKAKIVITVASLVAVTVLIVTEYRRRRRYRRKQTSPLSSCYLHSEVRPQFGFKRVLADNSYSEFKHLKLDDASSSSEEASNCHHPYESEITVLLENTQIEFGFLRGECSLEMSDSYVWVETESQLKELAEVLAKEKVFAVDTEQHSLRSFLGFTALVQISTHEEDFLVDTIALHDAMSILRPVFSDPNICKVFHGADNDVLWLQRDFHIYVVNMFDTAKACEVLSKPQRSLAYLLEAVCGVATNKLLQREDWRQRPLSKEMVQYARTDAHYLLYIADALTAELKQLATEDSSSPDDKFHFLLEASRRSNMTCLQLYTKETEDFPGSAAASSIIYRHLNGHGDTSTISLNAEELVRKLCAWRDLMARIHDESTRYVLPDQAVVALACKQPTTAEEIYGAIAHTDLATESSPSLNSSVQSPYPVICSHLDDIYQMILNKLAKLDDILPLVLKKCLGKNGTCPISVFNYSLLLNFKTKLSSHSAPKQNGHKNFKQFTRKASRELFVKKFSCKAPVYHNCRIYANDGRLLCYCDKRKLEWYLNRGLAKLVEEDPPAIMLLFEPKGRPEDEGNDFYIQTKRNICVGCGEGKHYLRYRIIPSCYRVHFPEHLKSHRSHDIVLLCVDCHEVAHAAAERYKKQIATEFGIPLFVRRVLDSKEAQGTSSLMEDESTVNSEDAGVSPLLLRSAAMALLRHGNRMPSSRREELLQIVKMYYGGRDISEDDLERALLIGLSPHERRKRERKKGVSLKHSAEVARLDKQENGNKDKNNDDEAPADSEKIMNVERSTVADDSGDGGTSEGDGATELNDAQCNGNMLHQQNSKLSLLGHGPHGKQIVEYLLREYGEDGVRDFCQRWRKVFVDAVHPRHLPGGWNVSHSGRRDFGEFSVYNPTKRLSTE, from the exons ATGGAGGTCAAAGAAAAGGCCAAAATCGTAATTACAGTAGCCTCTCTTGTAGCGGTGACAGTCCTGATCGTGACGGAGTATCGCCGGCGCCGTCGTTACCGGAGGAAGCAAACATCTCCTCTAAGCTCTTGTTATCTGCATTCCGAGGTGAGACCACAGTTCGGATTCAAACGCGTGCTTGCAGATAACTCTTACTCTGAATTCAAACACTTGAAGCTCGATGATGCGTCTTCCTCTTCAG AGGAAGCTTCCAACTGTCACCATCCGTATGAATCTGAGATAACTGTTTTGTTAGAGAACACTCAGATTGAATTTGGGTTTTTGAGGGGAGAGTGTTCATTGGAAATGAGTGATTCTTATGTGTGGGTTGAGACGGAGTCACAGTTAAAGGAACTTGCTGAAGTATTggcaaaagaaaaggtttttgcAGTTGATACTGAGCAGCATAGTTTGAGGTCCTTTCTTGGTTTCACTGCTCTAGTTCAG ATTTCTACACATGAGGAAGACTTTTTGGTGGACACGATTGCGTTACATGATGCAATGAGTATTCTTCGTCCTGTTTTCTCTGATCCGAATATTTGCAAG GTGTTTCACGGGGCTGACAACGATGTTCTCTGGCTTCAAAGAGACTTCCATATATATGTTGTGAATATGTTTGATACTGCCAAG GCATGTGAGGTGTTGTCGAAGCCTCAAAGGTCACTGGCGTATTTACTCGAGGCAGTATGTGGAGTGGCTACTAACAAATTGCTGCAG CGTGAAGACTGGAGACAACGTCCTCTGTCCAAAGAGATGGTGCAATATGCCAGAACGGATGCACACTATCTCCTCTATAttgcagatgctttgactgCTGAACTCAAACAACTAGCCACTG AAGATTCATCTAGCCCCGATGACAAATTCCATTTTCTTCTCGAGGCTAGTAGGCGGTCAAACATGACTTGTTTGCAATTGTACACGAAAGAAACTGAAGATTTTCCTGGGAGTGCTGCTGCTTCCTCGATAATTTATCGGCATTTAAACGGACACGGAGATACTTCTACCATCTCCTTGAACGCTGAA GAGCTTGTTAGGAAACTTTGTGCATGGAGAGACTTAATG gcaCGGATTCATGATGAAAGCACACGATATGTGTTACCTGACCAAGCTGTAGTCGCTCTTGCTTGTAAGCAGCCAACTACAGCTGAAGAGATATATGGTGCAATAGCTCATACTGATTTGGCTACTGAATCTTCTCCGAGCTTGAATTCCTCAGTTCAGTCTCCATATCCGGTTATTTGTAGTCATTTGGATGAcatatatcaaatgattctgAACAAGTTGGCTAAGCTGGATGATATCTTACCGTTAGTTCTTAAGAAATGCTTGGGCAAAAATGGAACATGTCCAATTTCTGTCTTCAACTATTCCCTCTTGTTAAACTTCAAGACAAAGCTAAGTAGCCACTCTGCTCCCAAGCAAAATGGACATAAGAACTTCAAGCAGTTCACTCGTAAGGCATCACGAGAGCTTTTTGTCAAGAAATTTTCCTGCAAGGCTCCCGTTTATCACAATTGTCGAATATACGCAAATGATGGACGGTTGCTATGCTATTGTGATAAAAGAAAACTTGAATG GTATCTGAATCGTGGACTTGCGAAGCTAGTCGAAGAAGATCCACCTGCGATAATGCTTTTGTTTGAGCCTAAAGGACGTCCAGAAGATGAGGGGAATGATTTTTATATCCAGACCAAGAGGAACATATGTGTTGGGTGTGGGGAAGGGAAACACTATCTGCGTTACCGGATAATACCTTCTTGCTATAGAGTTCATTTTCCAGAGCACCTAAAAAGTCATAGATCTCATGATATTGTTCTACTTTGTGTGGATTGTCATGAAGTTGCACATGCTGCTGCAGAGAGGTACAAGAAACAAATCGCCACAGAATTTGGAATTCCTCTTTTTGTTCGTAGAGTACTCGATTCAAAAGAAGCACAAGGGACGTCTTCGTTGATGGAAGATGAATCAACGGTTAACTCCGAGGATGCAGGTGTCTCTCCATTACTTCTTAGATCAGCTGCAATGGCGCTCTTACGACATGGGAACAGAATGCCATCAAGTCGCCGTGAGGAATTGTTGCAG ATTGTGAAGATGTATTACGGTGGACGGGACATATCTGAAGATGATTTGGAAAGAGCTTTACTCATTGGGTTGAGCCCTCACGAGAGACGAAAACGCGAAAGAAAGAAAGGGGTCTCCCTGAAACATTCTGCAGAGGTTGCTCGTTTGGACAAACAAGAAAATGGTAACAAAG ATAAAAACAATGATGACGAGGCTCCAGCAGACTCTGAGAAAATTATGAATGTAGAAAGGAGCACAGTTGCTGACGATAGTGGTGATGGGGGTACAAGTGAAGGAGATGGAGCTACTGAGCTAAATGATGCTCAATGTAATGGAAATATGTTGCACCAACAGAACTCCAAACTGTCTTTGCTAGGACATGGACCGCATGGGAAACAAATTGTAGAGTATCTGTTAAGGGAATATGGAGAAGATGGTGTACGAGATTTCTGTCAAAGGTGGAGAAAAGTGTTTGTTGATGCTGTTCATCCTCGCCATTTACCTGGTGGTTGGAATGTTAGTCACAG tGGCCGAAGAGACTTTGGCGAATTCAGCGTTTACAATCCCACAAAGAGACTCTCTACCGAATAA
- the LOC104786345 gene encoding protein RRP6-like 3 isoform X3, whose product MEVKEKAKIVITVASLVAVTVLIVTEYRRRRRYRRKQTSPLSSCYLHSEVRPQFGFKRVLADNSYSEFKHLKLDDASSSSEEASNCHHPYESEITVLLENTQIEFGFLRGECSLEMSDSYVWVETESQLKELAEVLAKEKVFAVDTEQHSLRSFLGFTALVQISTHEEDFLVDTIALHDAMSILRPVFSDPNICKVFHGADNDVLWLQRDFHIYVVNMFDTAKACEVLSKPQRSLAYLLEAVCGVATNKLLQREDWRQRPLSKEMVQYARTDAHYLLYIADALTAELKQLATEDSSSPDDKFHFLLEASRRSNMTCLQLYTKETEDFPGSAAASSIIYRHLNGHGDTSTISLNAEELVRKLCAWRDLMARIHDESTRYVLPDQAVVALACKQPTTAEEIYGAIAHTDLATESSPSLNSSVQSPYPVICSHLDDIYQMILNKLAKLDDILPLVLKKCLGKNGTCPISVFNYSLLLNFKTKLSSHSAPKQNGHKNFKQFTRKASRELFVKKFSCKAPVYHNCRIYANDGRLLCYCDKRKLEWYLNRGLAKLVEEDPPAIMLLFEPKGRPEDEGNDFYIQTKRNICVGCGEGKHYLRYRIIPSCYRVHFPEHLKSHRSHDIVLLCVDCHEVAHAAAERYKKQIATEFGIPLFVRRVLDSKEAQGTSSLMEDESTVNSEDAGVSPLLLRSAAMALLRHGNRMPSSRREELLQIVKMYYGGRDISEDDLERALLIGLSPHERRKRERKKGVSLKHSAEVARLDKQENGNKDKNNDDEAPADSEKIMNVERSTVADDSGDGGTSEGDGATELNDAQCNGNMLHQQNSKLSLLGHGPHGKQIVEYLLREYGEDGVRDFCQRWRKVFVDAVHPRHLPGGWNVSHRV is encoded by the exons ATGGAGGTCAAAGAAAAGGCCAAAATCGTAATTACAGTAGCCTCTCTTGTAGCGGTGACAGTCCTGATCGTGACGGAGTATCGCCGGCGCCGTCGTTACCGGAGGAAGCAAACATCTCCTCTAAGCTCTTGTTATCTGCATTCCGAGGTGAGACCACAGTTCGGATTCAAACGCGTGCTTGCAGATAACTCTTACTCTGAATTCAAACACTTGAAGCTCGATGATGCGTCTTCCTCTTCAG AGGAAGCTTCCAACTGTCACCATCCGTATGAATCTGAGATAACTGTTTTGTTAGAGAACACTCAGATTGAATTTGGGTTTTTGAGGGGAGAGTGTTCATTGGAAATGAGTGATTCTTATGTGTGGGTTGAGACGGAGTCACAGTTAAAGGAACTTGCTGAAGTATTggcaaaagaaaaggtttttgcAGTTGATACTGAGCAGCATAGTTTGAGGTCCTTTCTTGGTTTCACTGCTCTAGTTCAG ATTTCTACACATGAGGAAGACTTTTTGGTGGACACGATTGCGTTACATGATGCAATGAGTATTCTTCGTCCTGTTTTCTCTGATCCGAATATTTGCAAG GTGTTTCACGGGGCTGACAACGATGTTCTCTGGCTTCAAAGAGACTTCCATATATATGTTGTGAATATGTTTGATACTGCCAAG GCATGTGAGGTGTTGTCGAAGCCTCAAAGGTCACTGGCGTATTTACTCGAGGCAGTATGTGGAGTGGCTACTAACAAATTGCTGCAG CGTGAAGACTGGAGACAACGTCCTCTGTCCAAAGAGATGGTGCAATATGCCAGAACGGATGCACACTATCTCCTCTATAttgcagatgctttgactgCTGAACTCAAACAACTAGCCACTG AAGATTCATCTAGCCCCGATGACAAATTCCATTTTCTTCTCGAGGCTAGTAGGCGGTCAAACATGACTTGTTTGCAATTGTACACGAAAGAAACTGAAGATTTTCCTGGGAGTGCTGCTGCTTCCTCGATAATTTATCGGCATTTAAACGGACACGGAGATACTTCTACCATCTCCTTGAACGCTGAA GAGCTTGTTAGGAAACTTTGTGCATGGAGAGACTTAATG gcaCGGATTCATGATGAAAGCACACGATATGTGTTACCTGACCAAGCTGTAGTCGCTCTTGCTTGTAAGCAGCCAACTACAGCTGAAGAGATATATGGTGCAATAGCTCATACTGATTTGGCTACTGAATCTTCTCCGAGCTTGAATTCCTCAGTTCAGTCTCCATATCCGGTTATTTGTAGTCATTTGGATGAcatatatcaaatgattctgAACAAGTTGGCTAAGCTGGATGATATCTTACCGTTAGTTCTTAAGAAATGCTTGGGCAAAAATGGAACATGTCCAATTTCTGTCTTCAACTATTCCCTCTTGTTAAACTTCAAGACAAAGCTAAGTAGCCACTCTGCTCCCAAGCAAAATGGACATAAGAACTTCAAGCAGTTCACTCGTAAGGCATCACGAGAGCTTTTTGTCAAGAAATTTTCCTGCAAGGCTCCCGTTTATCACAATTGTCGAATATACGCAAATGATGGACGGTTGCTATGCTATTGTGATAAAAGAAAACTTGAATG GTATCTGAATCGTGGACTTGCGAAGCTAGTCGAAGAAGATCCACCTGCGATAATGCTTTTGTTTGAGCCTAAAGGACGTCCAGAAGATGAGGGGAATGATTTTTATATCCAGACCAAGAGGAACATATGTGTTGGGTGTGGGGAAGGGAAACACTATCTGCGTTACCGGATAATACCTTCTTGCTATAGAGTTCATTTTCCAGAGCACCTAAAAAGTCATAGATCTCATGATATTGTTCTACTTTGTGTGGATTGTCATGAAGTTGCACATGCTGCTGCAGAGAGGTACAAGAAACAAATCGCCACAGAATTTGGAATTCCTCTTTTTGTTCGTAGAGTACTCGATTCAAAAGAAGCACAAGGGACGTCTTCGTTGATGGAAGATGAATCAACGGTTAACTCCGAGGATGCAGGTGTCTCTCCATTACTTCTTAGATCAGCTGCAATGGCGCTCTTACGACATGGGAACAGAATGCCATCAAGTCGCCGTGAGGAATTGTTGCAG ATTGTGAAGATGTATTACGGTGGACGGGACATATCTGAAGATGATTTGGAAAGAGCTTTACTCATTGGGTTGAGCCCTCACGAGAGACGAAAACGCGAAAGAAAGAAAGGGGTCTCCCTGAAACATTCTGCAGAGGTTGCTCGTTTGGACAAACAAGAAAATGGTAACAAAG ATAAAAACAATGATGACGAGGCTCCAGCAGACTCTGAGAAAATTATGAATGTAGAAAGGAGCACAGTTGCTGACGATAGTGGTGATGGGGGTACAAGTGAAGGAGATGGAGCTACTGAGCTAAATGATGCTCAATGTAATGGAAATATGTTGCACCAACAGAACTCCAAACTGTCTTTGCTAGGACATGGACCGCATGGGAAACAAATTGTAGAGTATCTGTTAAGGGAATATGGAGAAGATGGTGTACGAGATTTCTGTCAAAGGTGGAGAAAAGTGTTTGTTGATGCTGTTCATCCTCGCCATTTACCTGGTGGTTGGAATGTTAGTCACAG ggtttga
- the LOC104786346 gene encoding NEDD8-activating enzyme E1 regulatory subunit AXL — protein MKRLEQEPTMAEPKKTKYDRQLRIWGELGQTALETASICLLNCGPTGSEALKNLVLGGIGSITIVDGSKVQIGDLGNNFMVDAKSVGQSKAKCVCGFLQELNDAVKANFIEENPDTLILKDPSFFSQFTLVVATQLVEDSVVKLDRICREANVMLVFARSYGLTGFVRISVKEHTVIESKPDHSLDDLRLNNPWPELKRFVETIDLNVAEPAAHKHIPYIVILVKVAEEWAQTHNSNLPSTREEKNEFKALVKSRMVSPDEDNYREATEAAFKVFAPRGISQDTQDIINDSCAEVGPNSSYFWVMVAALKEFLSNEGGGEVPLEGSIPDMTSSTEHYINLQNIYYSKAEADFLSMEQRVKNILVKVGQDPSSISKPTIKSFCKNARKLKVCRYRMIEDEFRTPSVAALHKCLADEEYRSAIGFYILLRAVDRFAATYQKFPGQFDDGLMDHDVAQLKNIALSLLREMGCDGYMLQEELYNEMCRFGAAELHVVAALIGGITSQEVIKLITKQFVPMSGTYIFNGIDHKSQSLTL, from the exons ATGAAAAGGCTCGAGCAAGAACCAACAATGGCGGAACCCAAGAAAACCAAGTACGATCGTCAACTCAG gaTCTGGGGAGAGTTAGGTCAAACGGCTCTTGAAACAGCGAGTATCTGTTTGCTAAACTGTGGCCCTACTGGCTCTGAGGCTCTTAAGAATCTCGTTCTTGGTGGAATCGGAAGTATCACCATTGTCGACGGATCCAAAGTTCAAATTGGCGACCTTGGCAACAATTTCATGg TGGATGCGAAGAGCGTTGGTCAGTCAAAGGCCAAGTGTGTCTGTGGCTTTCTTCAGGAGCTTAACGATGCTGTTAAAGCCAACTTTATTGAGGAGAATCCTGACACATTGATACTAAAAGAcccatctttcttctctcagtTCACTCTCGTTGTCGCCACTCAG CTAGTGGAAGATTCAGTGGTGAAACTAGATAGAATCTGCAGGGAAGCAAATGTCATGTTGGTTTTTGCTCGCTCCTATGGCCTTACTGGGTTTGTTCGCATCAGTGTTAAG GAGCACACTGTTATCGAATCAAAGCCTGATCATTCTCTTGATGATCTCCGCTTGAATAATCCGTGGCCTGAACTGAAGAG GTTTGTGGAGACTATTGATCTAAATGTAGCAGAACCCGCTGCCCATAAGCACATTCCTTACATCGTCATTCTTGTCAAGGTGGCTGAAGAATGGGCTCAAACCCATAACAGCAACCTTCCCTCGACTAGGGAAGAGAAAAACGAATTTAAG GCTTTAGTTAAGTCCAGGATGGTATCACCGGATGAAGATAACTACAGAGAAGCCACTGAAGCCGCTTTCAAAGTTTTTGCTCCTAGAGGAATCA gCCAAGATACTCAAGACATTATTAATGATAGTTGTGCTGAAGTTGGCCCAAACTCTTCATATTTTTGGGTAATGGTAGCAGCACTCAAG GAGTTTCTTTCAAATGAAGGTGGTGGGGAGGTACCACTTGAAGGCTCCATCCCTGATATGACATCTTCCACAGA GCACTACATCAATTTGCAGAACATCTACTATTCCAAAGCTGAAGCTGATTTTCTTTCCATGGAGCAGAGAGTAAAAAACATTCTAGTTAAAGTTGGTCAGGATCCAAGTAGCATCTCAAAGCCAACTATCAAGAGTTTCTGCAAGAATGCAAGAAAACTTAAG GTATGCAGATACCGTATGATAGAAGACGAGTTCAGAACTCCTTCTGTAGCAGCACTGCATAAGTGTTTGGCTGATGAGGAATACAG AAGCGCAATTGGATTTTATATTCTTCTTAGAGCTGTTGATAGATTTGCTGCGACCTATCAGAAGTTTCCTGGACAGTTTGATGATGG ATTAATGGACCATGACGTAGCCCAGTTAAAAAATATTGCCCTGAGTCTTCTTAGGGAAATGGGTTGTGACGGCTATATGCTTCAGGAAGAGCTTTACAATGAGATGTGTAGATTTGGTGCTGCAGAGCTTCATGTGGTTGCTGCTCTCATAGGAGGAATCACATCTCAAGAAGTAATCAAG CTCATCACGAAGCAGTTTGTTCCCATGTCAGGAACTTACATCTTCAATGGCATTGATCACAAGTCTCAGTCTTTGACATTATAG